The genome window GGTCTGTGGCACTATCAAAAGTGGCAATAACATCATTTAGACAAATTGATAACAATCAAAGAGGAAGCAGATTTATTTTTACAGGGTCAGGAAACTTCACCTCGGCCTTAGCAGAGGCAGCGCCACCAAGGTCACCCATGTGGATCTCACTGCCCTCAGTATCCATCATCACAGCGACCGCAAACCTCCTTGTTAAGCTGTCGGACCTGGCGAATGACCTGTCGATGCCATTCGTTAGTGCCGTGGCACATGTTTACTCTCGCCACATTCATCCCACCAGTGGCGAGCGCCTCCAGCTGCTCAGCCCCGCAGGTGGCCGGCCCAATCGTGCACACAAGCTTCGTCCGCCTAGTACTCCGGAAACCAATCTCCTTCAGCTCGGCCTCGGTCACGGCGTCGACATCAATCGTTGCCGATGCCACGGCCGCTGCGGCGAGGTTACTGGCGCCGTTGTCGGAGGCACGGAGGCTGAGATCCAGCGGTGAGGAAGGGGTGGTGGAGGCGCCACAAGGATGGAAGCGACAAAGGTGGCGGTGGAATGAGAAGTGGGGAAGGAGGCGGAGGACAGGGGGAGAAGGGGGGCGGAGAAGGAGATTGGAGAGGGGCCGGGAAGGCGtcggaggagagagaaggtggaCGGTTTGAGCCATTCTCTACTTCGATTGGAGAAGCCCTGGGGGCGGCGGCGAGAGAGGCGGGACTCCGGCGGTTGTCGGGAGTTGGAAGTGGCGGGGTACGGAGATAACGAAGCACACGACGAGAGGGTTTTTTTTGGAGGCTTCCACTTGTATTCATCGCTggcttatcataaaaaaaaggatttatgatataaaaatcattaataaattttaaagtaatttatttaatttaattgacTTTTATTTTCCTCATCATTTTATCATGCTTGACACCACCGTCGTCATCAATTTTCCTCATTATATCTTTATTGTTGACGcattgtgggtattattttttatttctctatAATCTATTCTTCTTCTCGTTAAAAttatactatatatttttttgaaaaatactcGTAAATTGAGAAAATTTTACAAAAGAATTattacatttaaaaaaaaataaatgtcaACTTCTTCCCGATTTGGCATACTTCGTAATAACATGGGTATTTCATTCCTGTCCTTGTTGGGACAACTACATGCTTCCACAAATATTACTATCATCTCTGATGGTCACTATTCTTATATATTAACCATAACACCACCCTCATTATTCTGGTTAGTAACACCACTATATCAATAAATATGAAAGTCATCGACACAGGAGTAATATAGAATATATATAGTGACAATATATATAGAATATATGTTGTGACTATTAGTGGGAGGTATTATATGTTTTGTTATTTGGTGTTTGGGCGAATTTCCTAGAAAATATTTAGTATGTGCCATCATCGTCAACAGCATGCAAGATGACACAGGTGTAAAAGGTAAAAAAATCTTGACTAGCAGCAGCAATTTTCCAACACACGACAGAATCAGAGGTAATTGACTCAAGAAGCTGatgaataaaatttatattatcttAAACCATATCATCCAATTTTTCACTCATAGTAAAAATTGACAACTAAAATAAGATAATCTTTTTTACTCACTAAAGACAATCTGAAGCATCATCGCAGCATATCTTGCTACCACAGAATTTCTCAAGTACATCAGTATTTCATGGTCCATCTTACTTGGATTCTTTCAGTGGGAAGAACTCAGAAGagaacggaaaaaaaaaaaaaaatccacatcATATAGCAAAGAAATGAGATGGAAATAGTGAAATAGCCATAGATGAACTGAACACTAGCTTTCTATAATCAGCGGTAGTATGCCATATGCCGAGATGATCTAAAAGGAGATGAATCAAAAGGAGAGAGCGTACTTGATCTGGCAACAGCGCTGATAGGTTTGATGAGTTCCTTTTTTGGGAGTTTTGACTCTGATCGAAGCCATGACTCAACAACTGATAGCAAATTGTTGGCACTTTTCAGTTCAATGATGTCTGAAAGTTTTCCTGACCTCTTCAAATCACCATCTTGGATGTATGCCACATGCGTTGCCCATGTTTCCAGTCCATCAAAAATATGGGTTGCATAAACAATGATAACTCCTCTCTACAACAAGATTGTAGTACATCAGGAAATGAAAACAAGTGAAAAAGAAGAATGACCAATGCAAGTTGTTGTTTGGATAACCATGCCTGTTCACATTCTTCCGTGAAGAACTCGAGGAGATCCATTCTTGTGACAACATCTAAATCAACTGTAACCTCATCAAGCAGAAGAACCTGTATTCCTTTCAGATCTTAAGAAGCAATATTATGGCTATGAAtaagatttaacatcaaattgatTTATATAATCCTTATCACTAATTCGATTTTCTTATAAAACAATCACAGAATCTGAAAGTTTGCATGGCTAAGTCATGTAATCAACAAGGAAATTGCTAAGCGAAGGAGTGAAATGACTAACACCTATGCTGATGATTCTTAGCATGACTGTTTTAGAGAGTGACGGCTCATATTTGGCTAATTCTGCCTCTGCAGGGtatggtttcatcatcagaaaTGAAACCAATGCTTCCATTTTTGGAGGCCCCTGCAAAGCATCCAATGAAGCAATGGCCCAGGGTATTGCTCTTTTGGAGGGGATAAACGAGGCATTGTGTTGCAGCATCTCCAGAATTTTGATTCCGCTAGACGCCTAACAAATCTTTGACTTTGCCAAAGGCCCATGGTTTCGTCAggctataatatttaatattagagCAATGCAACCTTTTCTCCATAGTGTCTTTTTGCCACCTGCCTAGAGAACTCAATGGCACTGCTTATAGGTTCACGATCTGTGGTCGGTCCCAAGGATTTTCCTTCAGATGTAATGCAGCATATCTGGATGCTTTTTCTTGTTGATTCCTTAATACAATAGCTCTTTATcgttcgttcaaaaaaaaaaaggaaattgctATTTCATAGTTCACTGGTCAAAGAACAGAAAATTAAGGCCTATTCAAtaaaaaatttgcatgttatcTCCTCTCTGCCCAAAAGTATTTAAGAGCCGATGTGCTGCAGAACAGTATAAAAAATAGTATAGATTTCTAAATCATGTTAAGCAAAAAATCTTCGACTAATTCACTTATTACCACATAAGCCATATAACTATAAGCCTGGTGATATCTATGGCATGCACTATCACTTGCAGATTATTAGTAGTAAAGAAATTAACCTTGTATGGGTAGAGAAGACCCATGCATATCTGGACACGGCGGCGTTGTCCATCAGAAACTTTATGCATCCTCCACTGCAGATTGATATCAAGAAGATCAATCAACTTCTCTCTCCTGGCAGGATCAATCCCTTCAACTGTTCAAGAAAAAAGTAATGGCAAaagaataatttatattttcatttGTTTTAACAATCAGCAGAATTCGCACTAAAAAGGGAAAACTACATATATTAAGATATATGAAATGACAtcagcaaagaaaaaaaaaaaaaaaaatatatatatatatatatatatattaatgacaCTAAAAGGGAAGGTGAATTAATGCAATAGCGTTTTTAACTGATTTTAAAACTCAATCAATAAATTAACATCTTTCAGAAACTTGATTGATCAAGTTAAAGTTGCAAGCAAAGAGAATAAAACTAGGTCACAAATAAAGGACAAGTAAAGAgaggcaaaccaatttatagtagttcgatcttcTCGACCAACGTCCACTTTCGGTTCCTTTTTCCTCAAAGCCACTAGCTTTCAGTATCGATTTTTTTTTCAATGGGTGAATATCAATTACCCTTGTTACAACTTCCTCCTTTTTCAGGCTGTATACTAAACTCAAGAGGAGAAGGAAACTCAAACTATGCTCAAAATGagcgtttacaacacttttttgcTCAGGAATAGATGCCCCATCAACCAAgcctaagtggggtatttataggacccaaAATGCTTCAAGAATAGAGCTAAAAATTCAAATccaaaatttcaaggtacggaTGATACTATCGCCggcactgggcgatactaccgtcgTAACCAAGCTACAAATATCGACTTTGACAGTCCTATTGTagcctaggcggtactaccactaacATAAGCAGTACCACTGACGGAAACATTGACAAAACATAAATAGTATTTGTCAGCTGACTCAGGCGATACTACCGCTTAGGCctaatggtaccactgcccaggccTAGTTTAGACCATCGATTTGACCTTCTAATAGGCCTAATTCAGCTCTGGTTCAAGCCCAATGGTTTTCTTAACAAGTTAGCATAATTTCGACCAAGGTTCTTAATTTTGAGCTTTATTCGGCacgggcataccgagcggtacgccaaGGTATACCGCTCGaaacgtatatatatacatatatatatatatatatgtatatatatatatatgtatatatatatatgtatatatatatgtatatatatatacacatatatatataaatataatattaaaaaaagaaagcgAACACTGCCTCAACGATGttgtctccttttcttctcctcgttgtGTCAAATAAGGAGAAGAACGCGGTCTTCTCCTCATTTGCGGCGTTTGGCGAAGACGTTAAACACCGCAGTCGTCTCCAGCCTTCGGCACGACGTGAAGAGGAGAAGAACGCAATCTTCTCCTCA of Musa acuminata AAA Group cultivar baxijiao chromosome BXJ1-7, Cavendish_Baxijiao_AAA, whole genome shotgun sequence contains these proteins:
- the LOC135585844 gene encoding ABC transporter I family member 19-like isoform X1, which encodes MVGGRDVVRVLNASAFHDTRLVCSGDLAYLGGSWSKTVGSAGDIPLQGDFSAEHMIFGVEGIDPARREKLIDLLDINLQWRMHKVSDGQRRRVQICMGLLYPYKVLLLDEVTVDLDVVTRMDLLEFFTEECEQRGVIIVYATHIFDGLETWATHVAYIQDGDLKRSGKLSDIIELKSANNLLSVVESWLRSESKLPKKELIKPISAVARSSTLSPFDSSPFRSSRHMAYYR
- the LOC135585844 gene encoding ABC transporter I family member 19-like isoform X2, with amino-acid sequence MDGGGIEVSSLNFAYEGLPPLFTRFNLDVSPGSRCLLVGANGSGKTTLLKILAGKHMVGGRDVVRVLNASAFHDTRLVCSGDLAYLGGSWSKTVGSAGDIPLQGDFSAEHMIFGVEGIDPARREKLIDLLDINLQWRMHKVSDGQRRRVQICMGLLYPYKVLLLDEVTVDLDVVTRMDLLEFFTEECEQRGVIIVYATHIFDGLETWATHVAYIQDGDLKRSGKLSDIIELKSANNLLSVVESWLRSESKLPKKELIKPISAVARSSTLSPFDSSPFRSSRHMAYYR